The region aacaaagtgATTGCAATAATAAATGCAAAGAATGGGGTTATAGTCCAATTGTTTGCTTAATCTCTTGTCTTGCCTTTCTCCAAGCAACGCGTCAAAACCAAAAAGGTTTCATTGGGCAAATAAAAAGTTATgctaatttttaaaagttttctATGTAACCATGAAGGCGGGACCATTTACCAAACTTGTTGTTCAACTTACACTACATCGCCGCATGCGACTTGGTTTCCAAGGTCGTGTCTCGCTCTGGCCTGCTTTATGTCATCTTTAACTGAAGAATATTCTCCTTTTCAAACTCTCCTTAAAGACGTCGGAAGACAACTGAAAGTCACTGATGTTCGTTACATGAAATATCTTCTTCAAGGACATGTTAACAAGGAGACATTGCAAAATCTTGATTCCGGGCAGGAGCTTGTTGAGGTTCTCAGAAAAAGGGGCTTAGTATCGGAACGTAAACTTGCCTTTATGAGGAAGTTGTTGGTCGAAGCAAAGTGTTTGAAACAAGTTAACTTAGTGGATgagttcaaagaaaaattgccgGATGTCGCTGTGGTCGGTGAGTAAAGGATTCTGACCTGACGGTGTCTGTACAACCTTCAAGATAACTGATTGCTATAGCATCGATTGGTGCTCTCTTTCATCAGTAACAGTTTGTCATAAATCCTGATTGTAAGAATGGTCTCTATTATTTCTCAGGTAAGCGGCAACAAAGCGAAAGGAACTCAAGACTTAACCACCAGCGAGAAATTTTACTGCGCATGATCGAGAAGCTTGAAAATGAGATGAGAGCTTATGAAGAGGCACAAACAGAATTCACCAATCAAATTAAAGGTTATGAAATGGAAATCAAAGCGCATAACGAAAAGCTGGTCAGTGTTGAGGACACAATTCAAAAtctgaagaagaaaatattgcaaaaggAGGAAGAATTAGTATCTTTGGACAGTAAACTAGAAAGTGTGCGATTCTTCATCAAGAAAAGACAAGTGGATCTTGACAAGACAAAGCAGAAATTGGAGGAAAACCACAGCAGTGCCAAGATAAAGAAGGaattaagagaaaaacaagacGAATATGAAATAGCAAAAAAGAATGAAGATGAACTCAACACGAGAAGACAAACTGCGATGGACTTGATTAGAACTTTGCATGTAGAAATAAGACACAAGACTGAGGATGTTATTTCTTTGGAGGACAATATTCACGATGTGCTGATGCAAATACGGATGTTGAAACAGCAAGCGAGAAAAAACGATCACAGCTCTGCCGAGTTACAAGATCAACTCGAGAATTTAACACTTGAACTGGACGAGACCAGGCGTTTGAAGCCACTAACACCGTACTCAGCAACAAGAACTCCACTTTCATTGCGTGGAAGCACCGTCAGTGAGTCAAAAACGACTAGGAAATTTGAATACAAGGTATAGTtttcaatatttaatttttggtGAAAAGTTTGTTTCCTGAACACAGTATCTACCTGTACTATTACACGCCAATCTATGTTGGACGCTTGGAGGACGCGCCTTAAACTGTATCAAAAAATGATCCATTGTTCCGCCCTAACTTTAACTGTTTAAGGTGTCAAACTTAACACAATTAGAGGCCTTCGGTGAGGGACTTCgtagactttgcaaaaagcTCATGTTCTTCGGAAAAATTGTCAGTATGACAAAATGGGCTGCATcaggagggggggggggggaatttGGGAATTTGCGTACGGTGAATTTCTATTCTCTATTTAACGTCGAAAACCTGTCCGGCCAAAACTTCAACATGAACTCTCCGGTTCCTGCCAATATTATACCTCAcgtcaggagcctatgagtaggaccacgcaactcaactatattcctgtcacggcgattcatagaccgatttatttttagatcgaatctactttgaatgagactcctgtgtgagtgccataaccaatcacaagacactaattgacgtcactgcgtcactggaccggaactgcctttcttccacaaaagaaaaggtatactaaaaatagatcagtctgtaaaaatgccgtgacataggcttagcatgggagttgcaagctcctgctcattgGCTCCTGCTCAcgtcttaaccctttcccgtccaaggggttccccattgacgagtaaaatcgtctggcgttagacagagtaaaatctataagtgccctgagcgctcattcggcagttaaggggttaatggggacatagttttgcagttgttaaccctttcccgtccaaggggtgccctgagcgctcattcggcagttaagcgGGTTAAAATTAACGTGGTCGCTCTTGCTTTACTGCTCAATTTACAAAGATAGAAGTATGTAAATAACATAACATTATCATTTTTGATTCAGATTCTCGACTATAGTGAAATCACTGAAGGGGAAGCAATAGTTATTGGTCGAAAAGGAAAGCGGGTGCACCCACTTCGTTTTCATTCTCCCACGAGTGCAGCTGCTGATAGACTGGGAAATATTTACGTAGCAGATTACGGTAATGCTCGTATTCAATTCTTGGACACTAATGGTCAAGTCACACGGGAGCCATTAAACTTGGGCGGAAAATATCGACCATGCGCACTGGCCGTCAGCTGTAATGGAGACCTAATTATGACCGATTCGCAGATTTTACGATTGTTCAATAATGCTGGTAAGCTCGAATCATGAGAGATTGACGAACTGCTTTTAGACTGTGAGTAGTTTGTAATTTCGGCGGGCGAGAAATGTGCGAGCAAAACACTCGCGCATGTGCGAGACTCGGAGGTCACGCGACGCGTTGCGTGTTCTCATTCATgttcttattttttcagtttgagacTACTCgcacaacctcgttcccatgGCTCTTCTCCGCCGAGGcagagaaaagccctgggaacgaggttgaccACTCGTTGTCGAACCTGCGTCCATTAACACCATAGTTAATAGAGTTATTAACTATGTTTACACACAGAATGGTTACTATCAACGTTTTCTTCATAGGTGAACCGATTCGTCCGATATTACCAGTCTACAGCAAGAACGGCAAAAGACCAGAACTTTCCGCTTTGGCCTTTGATAGTCAGAGAAATATCTACGCCTCTGACAAAGCAAATCACAGGATACAAAAGTTCACATTTGAAGGAAGCTTTCTATGCTTTATTGGAAGCACTCACGATTTGCATTGCCCCATGGGACTTACGATCAAGAAGAATAGTGACGTCATTGTCACTGAATACGAGGATCACCGAATCAAAATCTTCAGCCAGGAAACGGGCCGAGTAATTACAACTATCGGTTCAGTCGGGGTGGGGGCGGGAAAGTTTGCATGCCCAAGAGGAGTTACTCTTGATCAAGACGAAAATATTTTAGTAGCCGACAGCCATAACCATAGAATACAAGTTGTTTCTTCGACTGGTGAAACGATTGGTACATTCGGAATGATTGGAACACATCCCGGATATCTGGACACTCCGTATGATGTGTCTGTGCTTCCAAATGGGAATATCATTGTCGCTGATGCAAAAAATCACAGATTACAAGTCTTTTTGAGGCAAGTGCCATTTTATGCTGAACCATCGACGTGCAACGATGTGTGTGAGGTTTCTTCAGTTGAGGATGAAAAGTTGGACGAGGGATGATGCGGCGAGCACACCATACCAAATTACAACGCGGTTATCCGCTGACAAAGTAACCCTGAAGTTGGTTGCTTGGGAAGATACGTgagaaagccacaaagtcatgcacaaaaaaaggacGCAGGAGACGAGAGCCGTGAAATTTTAATGGCTTCAAAAGAGAGTTCTAATGACATCCAGTAAATTCACGATGCCGGTAAATGGTAACAGAAGGAAATACCCGCCCAGCTGAGCTCGTGTTTCAAAAGTCTATCAGCCGGTAATCACATTCTTTCCTTCAGTCGCTGCGAGCACTTAGACCTGTTTTGATCCTCTTATGGTCATCACGTTCGTCGATGTTTGATCTGATTTGATATTTggatcattttgtttttttatcagTGTTTTGAATGATTGATTTTTACCATTTTAATGAAAGAATATTTAGCTTGATCACGCAAGCAATGACTAATGATCGGAAGCTGATGTTTTCACGACAAACCTgaattcattaattaaaattctaaGGTCATAGTTGAAATTGACATGAAAATTCCTTCCGGTGATCCAGCAATTCTCCTTTACTTGTAAGGATACGCACTCTGGCAAAGGCCAGGGACTTGCGGGCTCTTTTACCGCTCGCATGGTCATTTCAATCACGTGGCTTTTTCAGATTCGCTGTCCTGATAGGCTAGCCAAGGATCTTGCTGCAGTTGATCTACAGTTATCCTTTCCGCTAAATTCCATTGAAGCATTTTGTGAATGACAGCTTTCACTGGATCCGCCAGTTTCACTTTGGACGGGAAGTTAACCCTGCGGTGAACTTGTTGTAAAAGGCTCCGTAAATTGGAGTCATCAAAAGGCAGCCGACCACACACCATGGTGTAGAGAATCACGCCCATGCTCCACACATCTGCCAGTGTAGCGTCGTAAGCAATGCCTGTAAAAAATACATAACCATtaattctcggttttcacgtgacgtcacggcggccatgttggtgcatagaaaaatagcgaaaaagtattttgggaatttgattctattattatgcaaaacttaaGTGGCAtcttgccattgttttgtgcaccaacatggtcgtgagtgaaaaccaagaatcgATTAACCACTGTCCTGTGCGACCAATTCTaaatactttaatttttgcagTGATCATTGAGAAAAGACCGGACCGCGGTATTTTGCTGACGCTGAATTGGCCAAAGACTGAGTTGCCAGAGCCTTAGGTCTCAGTTCATGTTCACAAAGCTGCAATTTTGCACCAtcaaaacgaaaacaacagcaaacagAAACACGAGGATTTCCTTCAAAGATTATTTATGACTGCTGCAATCACGGAAAAGAATTGTAAAATTTCTGAGTGTTAACTACATTAATCAGTTTTTTTcgtgcaaaaattaataattattgcacaaGGTGTcagtgaatagtggtggatatttgccgAGCCGAAAAGTGGCGAGGTAAGTATTCACCACTATTTAAGTAAATAATATGAATAtgaatagttgttttagtatataccaaacaagttgaataaatagcgaCAAGAACTGCAATATCTGCaacaattaacagaaaaatgatcgattttAGAGTTTCGTACACTGCTCGATACTCGGAGGTAAATAGTACTTGGCTAATCACctccgagctagccaatcagcgcgcgccaaaagcactattcacttatgtggtatatactaaagcttattagtataaatttactcgtagtctatcgtgaatccgtgaatctgattggttatattactcgtagactatctgctgatagtctacagttgtgaatagccaatgaaaatcggctattttgaacacgtgatgcttgtttcacacctcagtgcacatcacgcgcagtgtttgaaacctttgaattgcgaatgcaaacacaataaaacattttttcctaaacgttactttacgtttttatggaatgagactacgagtaaatttatactaaaacaattagactactcgccctcgttttctacgagcgatagtcaactcggctgcgcctcgttgactatctgctcgtagaaaactcgggctcgtagtcttattgttaattattatataaactggagggctttatagggatttccatCCATTAGAAAAACCATATCATCGCAGGTGCAAaacttacaataatttttcacgtgtgtgTTGaggtagccaatcagctgctgaccTCACTCCCTCTTTGAGATTCTTGGCACATTGTATAGGTATCACGAAGTGTCCCCCTAACCCTCATTCGTAACGAAATAGAGCGAAATAGCAACAACCTCACACTGCGTTTTTCCTTGTGAGAGAGGGACACAGTTACCTCTTAGTTTCATTCCTTTTGTTTCCATTCGTCTATTTTTTAGTTTCATTAGTTTTTACAACGAGAAACAGAGAATGGCACATGGGTGCGCGGAGATATAGAATCTatcttcgagtgttcaactcgatatcttaCAGTGAacgagcgcagcgaacgagtgagacatcgagttgaacacgagaagagaaattccatatctccaaaGAGCCATACATGTCCACGCACTACTCCGACATAATGGGATTCATAGTACGTCACAATATAAGCATCAAAAACTTTACTTCTTTAAAATCAATGAGCATAAAACTAACGCTAAAGCTTCACAATAGAAATCGCAAATTGTCACAGTGTCCCGATCTTGATTTGTCATAAAACTGTATCAATATGGTGAACCCGCGAAAGTGGCCTTGTTTACTGCGCACCGTTGGCTCATTTGGTTGAGCTtcgggctgtgacgcgggaggtcgtgagttcgactccggccggacaaACACTcaaggtcttaaaataactgagtagaaagtgctccctttgtaattacatcagcaaatggttagactttcaagtcttctcgggtaaggactataagccggaggtcccgtctcacaacccttccGCATTAACTCTGTGGGActttaaagaacccacacactcttcgcaaagagtagggcacggagttcccggtgttgtggtctgatcTTTCCAGCATGTGGTCGGCTTGGCAGGATTAGCCTGAAGGGCTTCTGTGTGAATGAGACCACAATTGCGTATAACAGCCAGAAGTCAGGCTTCTTAGCCAAGTGCTGAATCGATGAAGAAATGTCACAATAAAAACACAATCCTCCAGTCAAGAGTTCAACTGgagatgaaaaataaaatcaaaagcagaaaaaaaaaaaaggaaaaattcacACCTTTCAGTATTTCCGGTGGTGCGTAGGCATATGAACCGCAATAAGTGTGACAGAGTTTTCGTTTTCCCGTGGCTGAAGTTAAATTATCACGCGCAAATCCAAAGTCAGAAATAATCATGTTATTGTCTTTGTCCAACAAGAGATTTTCACACTTTAAGTCTCGATGTACAACATCCTGCCCGTGAACATAGCTGATTCCGACAACTAGTTGCCTAAATAGATTTCTTGCAGTCGGTTCGGGGATCGCACCATTTTTCCTTATATGCTCCAAGAGATCTCCACTTTCTGCCAGATTTGTGATGATGTACATCCGTGTGTTGGTCTCTATAACCTCTATCAGCGTCAGAACATGAGCATGGCGAAGTCGTTTGAGAACCTTTATCTCACGAGGTAGAAACTTTAAAAGGAAATCCTCCGGGgccttttttttgcaaataattttcaccGCAACTAGCTTCTTATGTCTTCTGGAATATGCTTTTCTCACAACAGCGTATGATCCTTTTCCAAGAATGTCTCCTAGTTGATAGCCGTATCTTTCAAGTAATGCAGTTACGCCCGCGAGCGGATTATCTGTTCGGTTCGCGTTAGAGTCTTGTTTATCTACCTTTTCGGGTTTCCCTTGAGCATCTTTGTTCTCCTTGAAATCCTTACCTTCCTGTGGCTTTTGATCTGGTTTGGCCGACATTTACTGGTATCATTTGAAAGGCACAAATTCGGGGGCGACAATTCTGCACTCCGCGATTCCAACCTGATGAAAGACTCTCAAAAATTATCGCTTCCAATTATCGTTTCCAATTATCTACATTATTGACGTACCATTTAATTTAACGTGATAACTTGTATAAATTAGCCATTAATttgaatgtaaaaaaaaattactatgTTAGTCACTATGTTACCATAGAAACTGAGCATGCGCTATGCATTCCAGAAGAGCCACAGATATTACTCCTGTTGAAGTAAGGAAAGGAGGTATTGAAACTGGAGTTAAGAAGAGCAAAAAACGAGCTCGAACGTCTAGAAAAAGCTCGAAAATGAACAGTCCACGGAGCCAAAAGCCACCACCACAACTAAAAGGGCCAAAGAACGAACTTGATTATGAAATCGAGCGGCTGAAGGCAGAGAttcaacaagaacaacagATGAAGTAAGAATATGAATTTCAAGGTTGTtaggagtttttttttagcacaGATT is a window of Acropora palmata chromosome 4, jaAcrPala1.3, whole genome shotgun sequence DNA encoding:
- the LOC141879908 gene encoding uncharacterized protein LOC141879908, which produces MSSLTEEYSPFQTLLKDVGRQLKVTDVRYMKYLLQGHVNKETLQNLDSGQELVEVLRKRGLVSERKLAFMRKLLVEAKCLKQVNLVDEFKEKLPDVAVVGKRQQSERNSRLNHQREILLRMIEKLENEMRAYEEAQTEFTNQIKGYEMEIKAHNEKLVSVEDTIQNLKKKILQKEEELVSLDSKLESVRFFIKKRQVDLDKTKQKLEENHSSAKIKKELREKQDEYEIAKKNEDELNTRRQTAMDLIRTLHVEIRHKTEDVISLEDNIHDVLMQIRMLKQQARKNDHSSAELQDQLENLTLELDETRRLKPLTPYSATRTPLSLRGSTVSESKTTRKFEYKILDYSEITEGEAIVIGRKGKRVHPLRFHSPTSAAADRLGNIYVADYGNARIQFLDTNGQVTREPLNLGGKYRPCALAVSCNGDLIMTDSQILRLFNNAGEPIRPILPVYSKNGKRPELSALAFDSQRNIYASDKANHRIQKFTFEGSFLCFIGSTHDLHCPMGLTIKKNSDVIVTEYEDHRIKIFSQETGRVITTIGSVGVGAGKFACPRGVTLDQDENILVADSHNHRIQVVSSTGETIGTFGMIGTHPGYLDTPYDVSVLPNGNIIVADAKNHRLQVFLRQVPFYAEPSTCNDVCEVSSVEDEKLDEG
- the LOC141878713 gene encoding testis-specific serine/threonine-protein kinase 3-like, translated to MSAKPDQKPQEGKDFKENKDAQGKPEKVDKQDSNANRTDNPLAGVTALLERYGYQLGDILGKGSYAVVRKAYSRRHKKLVAVKIICKKKAPEDFLLKFLPREIKVLKRLRHAHVLTLIEVIETNTRMYIITNLAESGDLLEHIRKNGAIPEPTARNLFRQLVVGISYVHGQDVVHRDLKCENLLLDKDNNMIISDFGFARDNLTSATGKRKLCHTYCGSYAYAPPEILKGIAYDATLADVWSMGVILYTMVCGRLPFDDSNLRSLLQQVHRRVNFPSKVKLADPVKAVIHKMLQWNLAERITVDQLQQDPWLAYQDSESEKAT